AGGTTGGCGGTCACGTTGGGCGGGCTGCTCAGTGGATGGTTGTACTCGAGCACTCGGCTGTTGGCTCCATCGGCAATGTACAGATTGCCGGAGCTGTCGACCGCAACGCCGTGAGGACTACATAGCCCAGTCGCGCTGGGCGAGGGATTGGGGCTGGAGCCATTGGCGCAAACGTTGGCGGTAAAGTTGCTCCCGCTGCTCCCCTGGCCGAAGACCAATGACGCGGCAGGCCCCACGCAGGGGAAACTGGCACAGGCGCTGAACGGCGTCTTGTATTCGAGCACTCGGTTATTGGTTTCGTCCGCCACGTAAAGATTGCCCGAACTGTCCACGGCAATTCCCTCGGGCCCGCATAAGGTCGAGGCAGTTGGCGACGGGCAGCTGTAAGACAGAAAATCGGGCTGCCCCAAAACCAGATCCGCGGCCTGACCGTTAACCAAGCTCGTTGCGCTGCGCCAACCCAGCACCCGATTGTTGGTTTCATCCGACACGTAAACGTGCCCCTGGCTGTCCGTAACCACTGAAGAGTTGAGACTGCCCGACAGGCTTAGCGATCCAGCGTCGGTCAGGTTGAAGTTCCCATGCGTCAAATCATCCTGGCCCAAGGCGACGCTGGCAGTGACGTTGGGAGCCGCAGCATCTGCCCGCAAAGCAACCTGGCTAAGAAGCATCAGCTCAGCCAAAACTAAGCCCTTAATTAAGCGCTGAACCTTTAGGTGGCTACTTAAGTAAGTCTTGGCCATTTTATCCCTCTCAGGGCGGGCAGTAAGCTTTCATTACTACTGGCCACTATAAAATGTCAAACGCAATTTTTAGATCTATTTTAATTGTTTATCTCTGCAGTTTTTTCCTTCTTTATTGAAACATTAAAATATTGATTTAAATCCTTGTTGTTTGTCTAAATCATATTTTATTATATTTAAATGGTAGGCCTAACCGCCATACGCGTTGGCGGCGCGCAAGCTGCTGTCGAGGCATGCAACTTGACACCGGGCTGAATTAAAGCCTTGTAACCCTTGCCTTGCACAGGAGAATAAGGCGCTTATGGCGATGCTACAGCCGGATTGGAATTAGCCGTTTGAGGACGGCGGAGCGCCAGCGCGGCTAGCCCATGCTTGAAACACAGGGCACGGGCGATCCTTGGAGTGAGTCAGTTGGAGCGCGTGTTACGATCGAGGAGAGCCAAACCGGCAGCTTCTGGAGGTCGCTATGCGGCTTCAGGACGCAGCCTTGTCGACGCGTTCACTCTTGTCGGTCTTGTCGCGATGCTCGGACCGCTCGCGCTCTCCACGCGCGGCTTTTGCCACCGCGGTCTGAGTGGAAGTAAGTAACTCGATAAAGCGGTGGATGGCGGGCGACAGCTCGCGCCCCCGCTTGTATATGATCGCCAACGGGCGGGTGAAGACGCCTTCCTGAAATTCCAGCACTCTAAGCGATCCGCGCGCGCTCTCATGCTCAGCCGTCAGCCGCGGCACGATGGCGACGCCCAACCCGATTTCCACCGCTCGCTTGATAGTTTCGACATTGTCGAATTCCATCGTATAGGTCGGTTTGACCCCGTGCTCTCGCAAGATTTTATCCACCGCCTTACGGGTGGAGATGTCACGTTCGTACCCGACAAAGCGCTGCCCCTCGAGTTGGCTGAAGCTAACCTTGGACTGGCGCGCCAAGGTGCTATCGGGCGGAACTACCAGCACCAGCTCATCGTGACGGAAGGCGACCGAGACTATCTGACTGCGCTTGGCGGGATAGGCGACTACCCCCAGATCGATCTTGCCCTCGACCAGATCTTCATAAATCCGATTGGCACGCAGATACTCCAGATGCACGTTGACGGCTGGGTAGGCGCGCAGAAACTCGGTCAGATAGGCCGGCAATTCGTGCAATCCGACGCTGTAAACCGTGCCGACTCGAATCGAGCCCGCCACCACCGATCCGATCTCGCGCAAACGATTTTCCAACTCCAGGAAGCGCCGTACAATTTCCTTACCTGCGCTGTAGAGTAGTTGTCCGGCATTGGTCGGCTTGACTCCGGTGCGGCCGCGCTCGATGAGGCGGCAATCGTATTTTTCCTCGAGGCTGCGCACCTGCTGGCTAACCGCCGACTGGGTGACGAAATTCTGCGAGGCGGCAAAGGAAAAACTGCCGCTCTCCACGATGTCGCAAAAAACCTTGAGGCTTTCGATATGCATCGATTTTACATAAGCATAGCTGATACTAAGGGGAGCCGCAACGGACTTCTGCGTGAAGCTGGGAGCGCCCACCCGCAACCCTGCACCGACACCGGCGAGCCCAAAACCAACCGGTGCACGGTGCTTGCGCGCGTGCTTTTCCAAGTTCCCGTGGCTTGGCCAAAGTCCGGCCAAACTCAAGTCTGTGCGCAAAATGCAGTTGTTACCAGTCCGGACGCTAAAATTTGATTGCAAGCCAGACTAATGAAGCAAGGGCTTAGGCACCCGCCGCTAAACGAAACTATTTCACCCCAGCCAGCCGGCGTGCATAGGCGGCCGCGGCTTGAAAATCGTACTCGCGAAAGGCCTGCAGCTTTTCTGCCTCGAAGCCTCCCTCGGCCTGTACCGCCAGTACCTCCTGATAGCCGCCATAGTCGGAGGCGGTAAGATCCGACACCAGGTTCATCAACCGTAAGCGGCTCTCGGCATCGCTGTCGGCCCGCCCGCCCAGATATTTCAAGACATAGGCGCGGGTAGCTTCACTGCTCAGATCCTCGGCCGCTGGCGCCGTTACCAACAGGCCACCAGCCAGGTCCTGCACAATCTGCACCGCCTGATGATAATTATGCGCGAAGTGATACTTTGCCACGTTCACCAGCAAAGTGTTGGGCACCGCCAAGCCCTGTTCCAGAGTCCAGGCCTCCGCCGCCTGCTCCAACAACCCGCGCACCACGGTGTGATAGACCGCCAGTTGGGTCAACTTGTCGCGCACATGAGCCGCGCCGATGATCCCATTGGCCTGCGCGATCGCGTACGCCGCCCCGCTCAGCAGCTCCAACAGGGGCAGTTTATAAGCAACCGCGGTGAAACGATGGAAACGCACGAAGGCCAGCGCCAGCGGCCCCGCCAGCTCGGCCTCGCCCTGCAGGAAGACCCGCGACGAGGGCACGAAGACGTCGTCAAATACGGTCAGGGTTTCCATCATCTTGTGGCGTGCGCTGATCGGATGCTCCAGGGGGTTCTTGGGGCCGCTACCATGCGGACTGGCGATCAGGCTCAGGCCGGGCGTATCGATCGGAATGGCGAAAGCCACCGCATAGGGCCCCTCGCCTGACTTGAGCGCGCGGGTGGGCAGCACGATCAGCTCGTTGGCGTTGGGCGCGATCGAAGTGTGGATCTTGGCTCCGCGTACCACGATACCATCGGCACGCTCGGCCACGATGTGAAGGTAATGATCGGGGTCGGGTTGCGCCGCCGGGCTCAAGGAGCGGTCGCCCTTGACGTCGGTTTGGGCCACTGCCAGGGCCAAATCATGGTCTCGACAGTAGCGATGGAACTGCTCGACTCGTTCCCGATAGCGTGCGGCCACGGCCAGGTGCAGGGCGAAGAGGGCGTCGGTGCCGATCTCCTTGGCCAGCACCACCAGGGTGGCGCCGCGGCGGGTGGAGGCTGCGATCAACTCGGCCCGTCGACGCAAATCGGCCCCGCTGCGCGGCAGTTGATAATAGCGGCTGCTGGCCACACCCCCCTCCTCCACCACCGCCAGTTCGCGCATCGCCGGCTCCTCGGCCAACTCGAAGTCCAGCGCCAGGTGGTCGGTGGCCAAGCCGATGACAGGATGGCTGGTGACGTCGGCGACGCGCGCGCCGCGGAAAAAGACCCGCCGGCCGTCGCGCAAGGACTCACGATATTGTTGTGGAGTTCGTAGCGCCATTAATCGATTCCTCCGCTGGCTTGCTCGCGATGATCTCGTGTCCGATTCGCCCCCGGCGCGCTCTTGGGCTCAGGCGCGCCTGCCAACGAGCCGGCTGGCAACCGAGGCCAACTCGGGCAGCCCAAGCCAATAGGCCAGCCCCAGATAGGTCAAGCCGTAGCCGGGCAATACCGCCAAGGCAAGTAGGCGCGGGCCGCTGGTGCCCATTGCAGCCTTGAGCGCCAACCCTACCGCACCCGCCACCAACGCCATCGCCCACAACTGCAGCACGTAGCGCTTGGCCAGCCCCGAGCGCCCAACTCTGCGGTTAAGCGCGTGGCGCAGCAGCGCGAACTCCAGCCATCCCGCCACGCCGGCGGAGAAGGTCAACCCCGCCACCCCCCAACGCAGTGGAATACCCAGCCGCGGCGGCAGAACAATCGCGCACAAATAACCCGCCGCAATCGTCAGCGCCACTCGGACCAGGGCAAATTTCAACGGCGTACGAGTGTCCCACAAAGCATAGAACGCGGAGGAATAAAGCCGACCCATGGTTACCGCGAGCAGCCCGACCGCGGATCCGGCCAGGATGCTCCAGACGTAAAGCGCGTCGGCATGGGTGAAATGGCCGGACTGAAAGATCGCGCCAACGATTACGTCGCCCAACAGGACAAAGGCCGCGGCCGAGGGAATCACCAGAAAGGCTATCTGCCGCAAGCCCCGATTGAGTCGCTGCCGCAAACGTTCGGCTACCTGCTCGGGGGCGCCCACCGCTCGGGACATGGTAGGCAGCTCGGCCGCGGCCACCGACATCCCGAACAGACTGATCGGCAACAGGTAGAGGATCTGTGCGTAATTGAACGCCGCCACCGCCCCGGTGGGCAGCAGGCTCGCGAGCAGATTATCGATATAAGCGCTGATCTGGACCACTCCGCGACCAGTAATCACGGGCAGAAAGTTGTTGCCCACCGCGCGCAGCGCCTGGCGGGTGCGGGTCAGATCCACCCGCAGATGGCGCACCAGTAAAAGAACCTGCGGCAATTGCACCGCAACCTGAAGGATGGAACCAATCACAGCGCCCCAAGCCGTCAGCCGGGCCAGGGCATCTTGCCGATAATGGGGGCCGTAGAGCAGCATCGCGGCGATGATGGCGCAGTTCCAGGCCACCGGAGCGACATACGCGGCGAAAAAACGGTGGTGACTATTGAGGATCCCAAGGCACCAGGCCGACATCACCAACAAGCCGGCACCGGGGAAAAAGATTCGCACCAAACGGATGGTCAGCTCGCGCTTGGCGCCCACGAAGCCGGGCGCCACGGCGTCGATTAGATAGGGCGCCGCAGCCACGCCCAGCGCCACCAGCAACGCCATCGTCAAACTTAGAATCGCGCCCAAGGTGACCGCCAGGGCGTCGCCCAATTCCTCTTCCCCCTGGCCCAACAGACGGCTGTACACCGGGATGAACGAGGCCGACAGCACCCCCTCGCCAAAGAGGTTCTGCAAGATGTTGGGAATGCGAAAGGCGGCCTTGAAGGCGTCGGCAGCCGCTGAATCACCGAAGAAATGGGCAAATACGCTCTCGCGCAACAGGCCCGCGATGCGGCTTAGCAGAATGCCTGCCGCCACCACCGCGGCCCGACTGCCCGCCGGCACCGCTTCAACCGCCACACCGTTGCTATCCGGCAACTCCGCGTCTGCTCCGATGCTCACTCAGCGCCCCATCAAGCCAAGATCCAAACCCGGCTAGTATATCCGCGCCGAGCGGCGCGGAGTAAGGCGACTGGCAATGACCGCGCGGGCGGCCTAAGCTTGCTACAGGCGATTTCTGCCGCGATCGCGATCATGAATTTTTCGCTCTACGTACATATCCCATACTGCGATTCAAAATGCCCTTATTGCGATTTCAATTCATACGCGGTCAAACAATGGCCTGAGCAGCGCTATGTCGCGGCGTTAAAGGCTGAGCTGGCCTTTCGCTCTCGCCAAACCGCCTTCGCCGGCCGTCGCCTGCGCACCGTTTTCTTCGGCGGCGGCACGCCCTCACTCTTCGCTCCGGCTTCGATCGGCGCGCTCCTGGAGAGTGCCGACCATCTGTTCGGCATCCAATCCGGCGCCGAGATTACCCTGGAGACCAACCCGGGCACTGTCGATCGGGCCAAGCTTGGCGGTTACGCCCAGGCCGGAATCAATCGGCTCAGCCTGGGGGCGCAATCTTTCAACCCGCGTCTTCTCAAGCAATTGGGCCGTATCCACGACGCTGAGCAAACTCGCCAGGCAGCGAAATGGACGCGCCAGGTGGGAATCGCCGAACTCAGCCTCGACCTTATCTTTGCGCTGCCCGGTCAAACTCTGGCCGAGGCGCGCGCCGACATCGCCGCCGCCGTCGAGCTGGAACCCGATCATATCTCCGCCTACAACTTAACCTTTGAACCCGGCACGGCTTTTGGAGCGGCGCTCAAAAGCGGGCGGATGCGCCCGCTGGCCGAATCGCGCCAAGCTGCCATGTACGAGATGGTGCGGCGCGAGCTGAATAGCAGGGGCTATCCGATGTACGAGATTTCCAACTACGCCCGCCCCGGCCATCCCGCGCGCCACAACCTGACCTATTGGCGAGGCGAAGATTATCTGGGAATCGGAGCCGGCGCCCATAGCTACACCGCGCAGGGCAGCGGCGGCCGGCGGTGGTGGAACGAGCGCTTGCCCGCGCTCTACCTGGAACGCGCGCTGGACGCGGGAATCGCGGAAGCGGGCAATGAAACCCTGGACGCGCAAACCAGCGCGGGTGAGTTCACCTTTCTCAACCTGCGCCTGCGTGAGGGGCTTGACGGAAACCGCTTTTGCGCCCGTTTCGGCCACACCCTGCAGGAGCATTATGGCAGCCGCCTGACTCGCCTGATCGACGGCGAACTGTTGCTGTGGCAGGGGGAGCATCTGCGCCTGAGCGAGCGCGGCCTGGAGCTGGCCGATTCGGTTTTCGCCGAGCTGGTGTAAGCTTTCGAGCAGGGCAAGGTGGGCGTTGGAACGCCCACCTTGGGAGGAGCCTGATGGATAATATCGACGTGATCGATTGCGACGGGCATGTCGTGGAGACCTTGTCCGAACTGGCCGAATTCATGGATCCGACGATTCGCTTCCTAGCCAGCACCGACCGCCCCTTTCCCAGCTCGATCAGCGTCTTCCCTTCGTTGGACGGGATTCATTATCGCGCCGACTCTGTCGTCCGCCAGGCGATGTTCGACAATCCCAAGCGGGCGCGGGTGACCGCCAGCCAGCATCGGCCCGGCTCGCCGCAGGACTGGTTGGAGCTGGTCGAGCAAACTCCGATCACGCAGACCGTTCTATTTACCAGCGACGGCTTGTCGGTGGGATGGCTGCGCCAACGTGAATACACCATTCGCATCTGCCGCGCCTATAACGATTATATGGCGGCGCGTTTCGCGATCGATCCGCGGCTGCACCCGATGGGGCTGATTCCGATGCAATTTCCGGCCGAAGCGGCGGCCGAATTGCGCCGCGCGGTCAAGGAGCTGGGACTGCCGGGCGCGATGATCCCTTCCACCGGTCTGCCGCTACATCTAGGACACGAATTTTACTGGCCGGTCTATCAGAGCGCGGCAGAATTGGGCTGCGCGCTGGCTATTCACGGTGGCTGCAACGGCGGTATTGGCCTGGATGACTTCGACCATCTGCGCTACTCCCACATCCTGCACCATCCCATCCCACTGATGATCTCCTTCGTCGCGATGACCTGCGCCGGCCTGTTCGAGCGCTGGTCCGACCTCCACGTGGCCTTTCTAGAAGGGGGCGTGGGATGGGTCGCGCTGCTCCACGACCGAATCGCGCGCGAGCGGGAGTTACAGGCGGGCGAGATGCTCGAGATTCCGCGCTTCGAGAAGTATTTGCAGCGCAATCAGATCCTGGTGGGCTGCGAGGGCAACGATTCCATCCTGCCCTATCTGGTTAACCAGCTTGGCGCCCAAGGCTTCGGCTATTCCTCGGATTACCCGCACGAGGCCGACCTGGTCGACGTCAAGCATGAAATCGACGAGACCGTAGAAAATCCGGAGCTGTCGCGCGCGGATAAGGTTGCGATCCTGGGCGCCAATGCCCGCGCCTTCTATCGCCTGTAATCGGCGCTAAGAAAGATCGTTTTGGAGCAGGAAAGGTGCGAGGCGTGGCTATTTCGATACGGAAGCTGACTCCCGCGATCGGCGCGGAAATCGATGGCATCGATCTGACCCAGCCACTGAGCGAGGAAGGCTTCAAAGCCATTCACGCCGCGCTACTGGAAAATCTAGTCATCTTTTTCCGCGATCAGCGCCTTACGCCCGAGCAGCATAAAGCTTTCGGCCGGCGCTTTGGAGAACTGCACATCCATCCGGCACCTCTGGGTGTGGTCGATGGCCACCCCGAAATCATCGTCGTCAAGGCGGATGAGAATTCCCAGCGGATCGCCGGTGAAGAATGGCATTCGGACGTTTCCTGCGACGAAGTGACGCCGATGGGCTCGGTGCTCCATATCACGGAGTTGCCGGCGGTGGGCGGCGATACCCTATTCGCTAGCATGTACGAAGCCTACCAGGCGCTCTCCCCGCCTATGCAGCGATTCTTGTGTGGGCTCACGGCGATTCACGATGGCGCCCGCAATTACGAGGGGCGGCGCCCGGCCGAAGGGCGCGCCGAATTCCCTCGTGCCGAACATCCCGTCGTCAGAACCCATCCTGAAACCGGACGGCCGGCGCTGTTCGTCAATCGCTTGTTTACCACCCGGATCGTCCAGCTCGGCAAAGCCGAGAGCGATGCGGTGTTAGCGATGCTCTTCGCGCATGGGGAGGATCCCAGGTTCCAGTGTCGCTTCAAGTGGCAGGAGAATTCGGTTGCCTTTTGGGACAATCGCTGCACTCAGCATCTGGCCGTGTGGGATTATTATCCCCATCGCCGCTATGGCCATCGAGTGACGATCCTGGGCGACCGCCCGTTCTTTCGCCCTTGAAATGCCCACCACTTAATTCAATGTGGTTCGCTTTGCTCACTGCACTTGAATGACAATCGGGCGGCTAGCCACAGCGGGTTATTGGTCGGACGCCACCCGCTCGATGGCACGCCACTTGGACAATTTACCCAACCTGATCGGCACCCTTCATCGATCGCCTGGCGCATCGCCCGTGAACCTTTCTGCGGTACCAGGTCGATGCCGGCGCAGGCAAGCCTGGTAGATCGCCTCGTGACGCTGCGTCAGCCGCGGCCAGGTGTACTGGGATGCGCGCGTCCGCCCACGCTCGCCCATCGCCCTCGTGCCAGCCGGATCCGCGAGCAACTGCGCAATGGCGGCGGCCAGCGCGTTCGCATCGTCCTCGGCCACCAGGCGCCCGTTGTCGCCGTCGGTGATTATCTCCTCCACGCCGCCGGTGCGGGTACCGATTACCGCCTTGCCCGCCATCATTGCTTCCAAAAACACGATTCCCAACCCTTCGGCCTTGCGGCTCGGCATCACAAACAGGCGCGCGCCCGCGTGCAAGGCCAGCAAATGCTCGCGCGACACTCGCCCCAGCATTCGGATTCGCTGCGCCACGGGCGAGGCCGCCGCCAGCGCCGCAACCCGCTCCTGGTCGGGCCCGCTGCCGGCGATCAGCAGATCGATTGGCTCGGCATGCTGGCGGGCAACCCGGCTGAACGCGGCAATCAGGGTATCGAGCGCCTTGTCCCGCAAATCCAGCCGCGAGGCGCAAAACAGGTAGGGACGCGATGCCGCGTAAGGGGTCGCCTTGTTTTCATCTACCCCGCCGAGTACCACCTCGGCAGCGGCCGCGGGCGGAAAGCGTGAGGCGAAGGCATCCTTGCTGGCTTGCGAGATGGCGATCAGACCGGCGGCGCGTTTAAGCGCAGGTAGGTTGGCAAAAGCCCGCCGCCCTTGATCGCGCCAATCGTAGAGACTGTGCACCCACGCCACCCTGGTTATCCGGCAGACACTGGCCAAGGTGGGAAAAGTATCCCAATGGCAGGTGTGGCCGCTGACCAGGTCGGGCTGCCAGCGTGCGATGAGCGCCGCCAACTCGCTGCGACGCGGCAACAGAGGCTCACGCCACAACCGCTCCAGATGGCGCCAGCTAAGGGGTTTGCGCCCGCGAATCGGAAGATAGACGCATTCCACGCCGGCGGCTGGCACGCGTTCGTTGTCACCAGCGGCGCGAGTGGAAGCGATCAACACGCGATGGCCGCGGACGGCTAAATTAGCCGAGAGGTGGTCGACCAGCTCAATCGCCCCACCGATCGAGTTGAACGCCTCCACCACCAGCAGAATCTTCAAGGCTTGACTCCCTGCCCCCAGGCCGAAATTCTAGC
This is a stretch of genomic DNA from Candidatus Binataceae bacterium. It encodes these proteins:
- the hemW gene encoding radical SAM family heme chaperone HemW yields the protein MNFSLYVHIPYCDSKCPYCDFNSYAVKQWPEQRYVAALKAELAFRSRQTAFAGRRLRTVFFGGGTPSLFAPASIGALLESADHLFGIQSGAEITLETNPGTVDRAKLGGYAQAGINRLSLGAQSFNPRLLKQLGRIHDAEQTRQAAKWTRQVGIAELSLDLIFALPGQTLAEARADIAAAVELEPDHISAYNLTFEPGTAFGAALKSGRMRPLAESRQAAMYEMVRRELNSRGYPMYEISNYARPGHPARHNLTYWRGEDYLGIGAGAHSYTAQGSGGRRWWNERLPALYLERALDAGIAEAGNETLDAQTSAGEFTFLNLRLREGLDGNRFCARFGHTLQEHYGSRLTRLIDGELLLWQGEHLRLSERGLELADSVFAELV
- a CDS encoding glycosyltransferase family 4 protein, with the protein product MKILLVVEAFNSIGGAIELVDHLSANLAVRGHRVLIASTRAAGDNERVPAAGVECVYLPIRGRKPLSWRHLERLWREPLLPRRSELAALIARWQPDLVSGHTCHWDTFPTLASVCRITRVAWVHSLYDWRDQGRRAFANLPALKRAAGLIAISQASKDAFASRFPPAAAAEVVLGGVDENKATPYAASRPYLFCASRLDLRDKALDTLIAAFSRVARQHAEPIDLLIAGSGPDQERVAALAAASPVAQRIRMLGRVSREHLLALHAGARLFVMPSRKAEGLGIVFLEAMMAGKAVIGTRTGGVEEIITDGDNGRLVAEDDANALAAAIAQLLADPAGTRAMGERGRTRASQYTWPRLTQRHEAIYQACLRRHRPGTAERFTGDAPGDR
- a CDS encoding LysR substrate-binding domain-containing protein; the protein is MHIESLKVFCDIVESGSFSFAASQNFVTQSAVSQQVRSLEEKYDCRLIERGRTGVKPTNAGQLLYSAGKEIVRRFLELENRLREIGSVVAGSIRVGTVYSVGLHELPAYLTEFLRAYPAVNVHLEYLRANRIYEDLVEGKIDLGVVAYPAKRSQIVSVAFRHDELVLVVPPDSTLARQSKVSFSQLEGQRFVGYERDISTRKAVDKILREHGVKPTYTMEFDNVETIKRAVEIGLGVAIVPRLTAEHESARGSLRVLEFQEGVFTRPLAIIYKRGRELSPAIHRFIELLTSTQTAVAKAARGERERSEHRDKTDKSERVDKAAS
- a CDS encoding 4-hydroxyphenylacetate 3-hydroxylase N-terminal domain-containing protein; protein product: MALRTPQQYRESLRDGRRVFFRGARVADVTSHPVIGLATDHLALDFELAEEPAMRELAVVEEGGVASSRYYQLPRSGADLRRRAELIAASTRRGATLVVLAKEIGTDALFALHLAVAARYRERVEQFHRYCRDHDLALAVAQTDVKGDRSLSPAAQPDPDHYLHIVAERADGIVVRGAKIHTSIAPNANELIVLPTRALKSGEGPYAVAFAIPIDTPGLSLIASPHGSGPKNPLEHPISARHKMMETLTVFDDVFVPSSRVFLQGEAELAGPLALAFVRFHRFTAVAYKLPLLELLSGAAYAIAQANGIIGAAHVRDKLTQLAVYHTVVRGLLEQAAEAWTLEQGLAVPNTLLVNVAKYHFAHNYHQAVQIVQDLAGGLLVTAPAAEDLSSEATRAYVLKYLGGRADSDAESRLRLMNLVSDLTASDYGGYQEVLAVQAEGGFEAEKLQAFREYDFQAAAAYARRLAGVK
- the murJ gene encoding murein biosynthesis integral membrane protein MurJ, whose translation is MSIGADAELPDSNGVAVEAVPAGSRAAVVAAGILLSRIAGLLRESVFAHFFGDSAAADAFKAAFRIPNILQNLFGEGVLSASFIPVYSRLLGQGEEELGDALAVTLGAILSLTMALLVALGVAAAPYLIDAVAPGFVGAKRELTIRLVRIFFPGAGLLVMSAWCLGILNSHHRFFAAYVAPVAWNCAIIAAMLLYGPHYRQDALARLTAWGAVIGSILQVAVQLPQVLLLVRHLRVDLTRTRQALRAVGNNFLPVITGRGVVQISAYIDNLLASLLPTGAVAAFNYAQILYLLPISLFGMSVAAAELPTMSRAVGAPEQVAERLRQRLNRGLRQIAFLVIPSAAAFVLLGDVIVGAIFQSGHFTHADALYVWSILAGSAVGLLAVTMGRLYSSAFYALWDTRTPLKFALVRVALTIAAGYLCAIVLPPRLGIPLRWGVAGLTFSAGVAGWLEFALLRHALNRRVGRSGLAKRYVLQLWAMALVAGAVGLALKAAMGTSGPRLLALAVLPGYGLTYLGLAYWLGLPELASVASRLVGRRA
- a CDS encoding amidohydrolase family protein, producing the protein MDNIDVIDCDGHVVETLSELAEFMDPTIRFLASTDRPFPSSISVFPSLDGIHYRADSVVRQAMFDNPKRARVTASQHRPGSPQDWLELVEQTPITQTVLFTSDGLSVGWLRQREYTIRICRAYNDYMAARFAIDPRLHPMGLIPMQFPAEAAAELRRAVKELGLPGAMIPSTGLPLHLGHEFYWPVYQSAAELGCALAIHGGCNGGIGLDDFDHLRYSHILHHPIPLMISFVAMTCAGLFERWSDLHVAFLEGGVGWVALLHDRIARERELQAGEMLEIPRFEKYLQRNQILVGCEGNDSILPYLVNQLGAQGFGYSSDYPHEADLVDVKHEIDETVENPELSRADKVAILGANARAFYRL
- a CDS encoding TauD/TfdA family dioxygenase encodes the protein MAISIRKLTPAIGAEIDGIDLTQPLSEEGFKAIHAALLENLVIFFRDQRLTPEQHKAFGRRFGELHIHPAPLGVVDGHPEIIVVKADENSQRIAGEEWHSDVSCDEVTPMGSVLHITELPAVGGDTLFASMYEAYQALSPPMQRFLCGLTAIHDGARNYEGRRPAEGRAEFPRAEHPVVRTHPETGRPALFVNRLFTTRIVQLGKAESDAVLAMLFAHGEDPRFQCRFKWQENSVAFWDNRCTQHLAVWDYYPHRRYGHRVTILGDRPFFRP